From a single Sorghum bicolor cultivar BTx623 chromosome 5, Sorghum_bicolor_NCBIv3, whole genome shotgun sequence genomic region:
- the LOC110435264 gene encoding homeobox protein ESX1-like codes for MAVIKCNTVRNVYLTCLFSLILVIMCSTSPSCEGHEQPQVVSGHFKPWAHHPPQPTPHRPPPHSLLQVEQPQVVRGHHPPWPPMPPPMPTPPMPPMPPMPPMPPMPPMPPMPPMPPMPPLPPMPPMPGPPHPPRQPPQSLLHAEPKSVTCYPNNNKLSPTGCEQMCKENGFKTKDSYYIQGQEAKWECCCPH; via the exons ATGGCGGTCATCAAATGCAATACAGTGAGAAATGTATACCTGACATGTTTATTTTCCCTGATACTTGTGATCATGTGTTCAACCTCTCCATCATGtgaag GCCATGAGCAGCCCCAGGTGGTAAGCGGTCATTTTAAGCCATGGGCGCATCATCCACCTCAACCAACCCCACACAGACCACCTCCACACAGTTTGTTGCAGGTAGAGCAGCCCCAGGTCGTACGCGGTCATCATCCCCCTTGGCCGCCTATGCCGCCGCCAATGCCAACGCCACCAATGCCTCCAATGCCACCAATGCCTCCTATGCCGCCAATGCCTCCTATGCCACCAATGCCTCCAATGCCGCCAATGCCTCCACTCCCTCCAATGCCGCCAATGCCAGGGCCGCCGCATCCACCTCGACAACCACCACAGAGTTTGTTGCATGCAGAGCCAAAGTCAGTGACGTGCTACCCTAACAATAACAAACTATCTCCGACTGGCTGTGAGCAGATGTGCAAGGAAAACGGCTTCAAAACCAAAGACAGCTACTACATCCAGGGACAGGAGGCTAAATGGGAATGCTGCTGCCCACATTAA